In Synergistaceae bacterium, a single window of DNA contains:
- a CDS encoding C4-dicarboxylate TRAP transporter substrate-binding protein, translated as MKKFFAVLTALVMTFTICVAGFAETFELRISTTQTETSMIYAGLKAAADEINEKTKGGVKVTIYPSSQLGGEEDMIDQAIAGIGIAVLSDAGRMSNYVKDIGIFNMAYFVDNYDAGLKVINTATFKKWTDELVNQGLRILCFNYYDGARSFMQNKEVKTPADLKGVVTRTPSAAPYNASIKAMGATPYNIAWSEVYNAMQTKMIDACEVQYTSAVSSHIYEVCKYVAKTEHINLFNCLVCGEAWFSKLPDEYKKIILEACYNNGVKNAREIEAAQADLEKILVDHGMIITKVDKDAFKKAAASAYEELGWTKLREDIYKEAGL; from the coding sequence ATGAAAAAGTTTTTTGCAGTATTAACCGCGCTTGTTATGACTTTCACAATTTGTGTGGCGGGATTTGCTGAGACATTCGAGCTCAGAATCTCAACTACTCAGACAGAAACATCAATGATTTATGCGGGCTTAAAGGCTGCTGCTGACGAAATCAACGAGAAGACAAAGGGCGGCGTTAAAGTTACGATTTATCCGTCATCACAATTAGGCGGAGAAGAAGACATGATCGATCAGGCAATCGCAGGAATCGGGATCGCAGTATTAAGCGACGCTGGCAGAATGTCAAATTACGTGAAGGATATCGGAATATTCAACATGGCATATTTTGTTGATAATTATGACGCTGGTCTGAAAGTCATTAACACTGCTACATTCAAGAAATGGACTGATGAGTTAGTAAATCAGGGCTTGAGGATTCTCTGCTTTAATTACTATGACGGCGCAAGATCATTCATGCAAAACAAAGAAGTAAAGACTCCCGCAGATCTCAAAGGCGTAGTAACAAGGACTCCCAGTGCTGCACCCTATAACGCGTCAATTAAGGCAATGGGCGCGACTCCTTATAATATCGCATGGTCAGAAGTCTATAATGCTATGCAGACAAAAATGATAGACGCCTGCGAGGTTCAATATACGTCGGCTGTGTCGAGTCATATTTATGAAGTCTGCAAATACGTAGCAAAGACTGAGCATATAAATTTATTCAACTGCTTAGTATGCGGTGAGGCGTGGTTCTCGAAATTACCGGACGAATATAAGAAAATAATTCTTGAAGCATGTTACAACAACGGAGTCAAGAATGCCCGCGAGATTGAAGCAGCTCAAGCCGATTTGGAAAAAATTTTAGTAGATCACGGAATGATTATTACTAAAGTTGATAAAGACGCATTCAAGAAAGCTGCTGCCTCTGCATATGAAGAATTAGGCTGGACGAAATTGCGCGAGGACATTTACAAGGAAGCAGGACTATAA